The proteins below are encoded in one region of Microbacterium pygmaeum:
- a CDS encoding SRPBCC family protein encodes MVDTSRGFTLERMLDATPQSIWDAWTDPDRAAQWWHPQGLTTPRDSVHIDAKVGGRYRYTMVDETSGDEFPTGGVYREVRPVEKLVFTWGEPDADPDDTPLVTVTIADLGGLTRLQFDLRGEDGMSGDESFYDGWDQALDALAEHLGQTAVHG; translated from the coding sequence ATGGTCGATACGAGCAGGGGCTTCACGCTGGAGCGGATGCTGGATGCCACGCCCCAGTCCATCTGGGATGCGTGGACCGACCCCGACCGGGCAGCGCAGTGGTGGCACCCGCAGGGCCTGACCACACCGCGAGACAGCGTGCACATCGATGCGAAGGTCGGCGGGCGGTATCGCTACACGATGGTCGATGAGACCAGCGGCGATGAGTTTCCGACCGGCGGCGTCTACCGCGAGGTGAGACCGGTTGAGAAGCTGGTCTTCACGTGGGGTGAGCCGGATGCCGACCCCGACGACACGCCACTGGTCACGGTCACCATCGCGGACTTGGGCGGACTCACCCGGTTGCAGTTCGATCTGCGCGGCGAGGACGGCATGTCCGGCGACGAGAGCTTCTACGACGGGTGGGATCAGGCGCTCGACGCGCTGGCCGAACATCTCGGCCAGACGGCCGTCCACGGCTGA
- a CDS encoding biopolymer transporter Tol produces MSEPEPDGSGLSAQSAERWLVIDGRRWRRTDPSLPADVVDALTSHLGRGRSGVRSGKRAGDEAAVVSARRRVGLAKHGLGERGPYWWEAPESERLERARAALRDLDALDSDDESAV; encoded by the coding sequence ATGAGTGAACCCGAGCCCGACGGCTCCGGCCTGAGCGCACAGAGCGCCGAGCGCTGGCTGGTCATCGACGGTCGCCGTTGGCGCCGGACGGATCCGTCGCTTCCGGCCGATGTGGTCGACGCGCTGACGTCTCATCTCGGCCGCGGGCGATCGGGTGTGCGCTCGGGAAAGCGCGCCGGCGACGAGGCCGCGGTCGTGAGCGCGCGGCGGCGCGTCGGTCTGGCCAAGCACGGCCTGGGCGAGCGCGGTCCCTACTGGTGGGAGGCACCCGAGAGCGAGCGACTCGAGCGGGCGCGGGCGGCGCTGCGCGACCTGGATGCCCTCGATTCGGACGACGAGAGCGCCGTGTGA
- a CDS encoding alpha/beta fold hydrolase, producing MPAPTIVLVHGAWADASSWNPVITELRSRGYEVLAPPNLLRGVDPDAAYISSFVAQRTTGPVVLVGHSYGGFVITNAQLSDDVQALVYVDAFIPEEGEFVFQLLGGSGSALAVEDPTTVLDLAGYPGSPEGDVEAFLKPATVHASFAQDLSETDRDLVAATQRPITLSANTAPSGAPSWKGRKVWAIVGTDDLVIPPALQRSMAERAGATITEVAASHVSMVSHPDVTVAAIVAAAESIG from the coding sequence ATGCCCGCACCCACCATCGTCCTCGTCCACGGAGCCTGGGCTGACGCCTCCAGCTGGAATCCCGTCATCACCGAGCTGCGAAGCCGAGGCTACGAGGTGCTGGCGCCGCCGAACCTGCTGCGAGGTGTGGACCCGGATGCGGCGTACATCTCGTCCTTCGTCGCCCAGCGAACCACCGGGCCGGTCGTACTGGTCGGACACTCGTACGGCGGCTTCGTGATCACGAACGCCCAGCTCAGCGACGACGTCCAGGCACTGGTGTACGTGGATGCATTCATCCCTGAGGAGGGTGAGTTCGTCTTCCAGCTGCTCGGCGGCTCCGGATCGGCGCTCGCCGTCGAGGATCCCACCACCGTGCTCGACCTCGCCGGCTACCCTGGCTCGCCCGAGGGCGACGTGGAGGCCTTCCTCAAGCCGGCCACGGTGCATGCGTCGTTCGCGCAGGATCTGTCCGAGACCGACCGCGATCTGGTCGCCGCGACCCAGCGGCCGATCACCCTGAGCGCGAACACCGCTCCATCCGGCGCTCCGTCCTGGAAGGGTCGCAAGGTCTGGGCAATCGTCGGGACCGACGACCTGGTCATCCCGCCCGCGCTGCAGCGCTCGATGGCCGAGCGCGCCGGCGCGACGATCACCGAAGTCGCCGCTTCGCACGTCTCGATGGTGTCCCACCCCGATGTCACCGTCGCGGCGATCGTGGCCGCCGCGGAGAGCATCGGCTAG
- a CDS encoding alternate-type signal peptide domain-containing protein: protein MNKLAKGAIAGAAGLVLLLGGAGTFAFWNASAGISGGTIVAGNLNVVNDGTAGAWADQSGNPIDIATYKIVPGDVLTYTDDLTVVAVGDNLVASLSLSDQSIAASSAAPADVKLAQYLTESAELTASGAGISGTGPYTITAGTAGVNSTVTVEVTITFPAGAAGEYNDAKLGSVSLSGMNVVLTQTL, encoded by the coding sequence ATGAACAAGCTCGCCAAGGGCGCGATCGCCGGCGCCGCAGGCCTCGTGCTCCTCCTCGGAGGGGCCGGAACCTTCGCCTTCTGGAACGCCAGCGCCGGCATCTCGGGCGGCACCATCGTCGCCGGAAACCTGAACGTCGTCAACGACGGAACCGCGGGTGCCTGGGCGGATCAGAGTGGCAACCCCATCGACATCGCGACCTACAAGATCGTCCCGGGCGATGTCCTGACCTACACCGACGACCTCACCGTCGTCGCCGTCGGTGACAACCTCGTGGCGAGCCTGAGCCTCTCGGACCAGTCGATCGCGGCGAGCAGCGCGGCGCCGGCCGACGTGAAGCTGGCGCAGTACCTCACCGAGTCCGCCGAGCTCACCGCATCCGGCGCCGGAATCAGCGGCACCGGTCCGTACACGATCACCGCCGGTACCGCGGGCGTGAACAGCACCGTCACCGTCGAGGTCACCATCACGTTCCCTGCCGGCGCCGCGGGGGAGTACAACGACGCCAAGCTCGGCTCGGTCAGCCTCAGCGGCATGAACGTGGTTCTGACGCAGACCCTCTGA
- a CDS encoding signal peptidase I produces MTESTVTSRRERRITAAAIAARGRSLWHYLNVSISAAVLILVLALAVMTIALPALVGGRPFTVLTQSMEPGLPPGTLLVVRPTVPAEIRLGDVLTYQIESGKPAVISHRVVQKSSTAEGTISFITQGDNNDIPDDKAVQEVQIVGTLWYSIPLLGYVNTAVNGDARAVIVPIAVVLLFGYAGWMLVSGVRDARRDRRSAAGVASD; encoded by the coding sequence ATGACCGAGTCGACGGTCACCTCGCGCCGCGAGCGCCGAATCACGGCAGCGGCGATCGCCGCACGCGGGCGATCGCTCTGGCACTACCTGAACGTGTCGATCAGCGCGGCCGTCCTGATCCTCGTTCTTGCGCTGGCGGTGATGACCATCGCGCTCCCGGCGCTCGTGGGCGGCCGTCCGTTCACGGTGCTGACGCAGTCCATGGAGCCCGGCCTGCCGCCCGGCACGCTCCTGGTGGTGCGCCCGACCGTCCCGGCGGAGATCCGCCTCGGCGATGTGCTCACCTATCAGATCGAGTCGGGCAAGCCCGCCGTGATCAGCCACCGCGTCGTGCAGAAGAGCTCCACAGCCGAGGGCACGATCTCGTTCATCACGCAGGGCGACAACAACGACATCCCCGATGACAAGGCGGTGCAGGAGGTCCAGATCGTCGGCACGCTCTGGTACAGCATCCCGCTGCTCGGTTACGTCAACACGGCTGTCAACGGGGACGCGCGTGCAGTGATCGTGCCGATCGCCGTCGTGCTGCTGTTCGGCTATGCCGGATGGATGCTGGTCTCCGGCGTTCGGGATGCGCGGCGCGATCGGCGATCCGCGGCCGGCGTCGCCTCGGACTAG
- a CDS encoding alpha/beta hydrolase — MTRPEATAPRPWYRRKRMLIPASTLLVLLAFATFAFVNPWPTALLIRAVFAADGASMTAEMQKHAPPAESLEAHLDVQYGPRGTGGEDTQLDLFSPADSTGALPTIVWIHGGAWLEGAKEDRDPYTQILAAAGYTVASLNYTLAPEATYPTAITQLNDALGFLSTHADRYRIDPDRLILAGDSAGAQLASQLATMITSPRYADLVGVSPAIQPTQLAGVILYCGVYDVSEIPNAPGLGGWGFRTALWAYLGTKDWADTPGGEQMSTIDDVTSDFPPTWISGGNADPLTATQSKPLAAKLNGFGVDVTELFFPDDTVPALGHEYQFHLDLDNAQLALRSSIGWLDALTAVQPSTD; from the coding sequence GTGACCCGACCCGAGGCGACAGCACCGCGGCCGTGGTACCGCCGCAAGCGGATGCTGATCCCGGCATCCACCCTTCTCGTGCTCCTCGCCTTCGCCACCTTCGCGTTCGTCAACCCGTGGCCGACCGCGCTGCTGATCCGCGCAGTGTTCGCCGCGGACGGGGCCTCGATGACGGCCGAGATGCAGAAGCACGCGCCGCCCGCGGAGTCGCTGGAGGCGCACCTCGACGTGCAGTACGGGCCGCGCGGGACCGGCGGCGAGGACACGCAGCTGGACCTCTTCTCGCCCGCCGATTCGACCGGTGCGCTTCCCACGATCGTCTGGATCCACGGCGGCGCGTGGCTGGAAGGCGCGAAGGAGGATCGCGACCCATACACCCAAATCCTGGCCGCCGCCGGGTACACGGTCGCATCGCTGAACTACACACTGGCGCCGGAGGCGACGTACCCCACCGCGATCACGCAGCTCAATGACGCGCTCGGCTTCCTGTCGACGCATGCGGATCGATACCGCATCGACCCCGATCGGCTCATCCTCGCGGGCGACTCGGCGGGGGCGCAGCTGGCCAGCCAGCTCGCGACGATGATCACGAGCCCGCGGTACGCCGACCTCGTCGGTGTATCGCCCGCCATCCAGCCGACACAGCTGGCGGGCGTGATTCTGTACTGCGGCGTGTACGACGTATCCGAAATCCCGAACGCCCCCGGGCTCGGCGGCTGGGGCTTCCGCACCGCGCTCTGGGCCTATCTCGGCACGAAGGACTGGGCGGACACGCCCGGCGGCGAGCAGATGTCGACGATCGACGACGTCACCTCGGATTTCCCGCCGACCTGGATTTCCGGAGGCAATGCGGATCCGCTGACGGCGACGCAGTCCAAGCCGCTCGCGGCGAAGCTGAACGGATTCGGGGTCGACGTGACCGAACTGTTCTTCCCAGACGACACGGTCCCGGCTCTGGGGCACGAGTACCAGTTCCACCTCGACCTGGATAACGCACAGCTCGCCCTGCGTTCGAGTATCGGCTGGCTCGACGCGCTCACCGCAGTGCAGCCCTCGACCGACTGA
- a CDS encoding 2'-5' RNA ligase family protein gives MISIELLLDPVTEARIRDDWARLERAGMSSLGAHRSESNRPHITLVVRPSLDEHVTIRSGERMPLAVALAELIVFAHDDRGVLAWRIELSDELRELHAGVHRALPSGADAPHTAPGEWTPHVTLARRLRLDTLAEARALVGPPITGTGVALRRWDSVAKSVTPL, from the coding sequence GTGATCAGCATCGAGTTGCTTCTGGACCCTGTGACGGAGGCACGCATCCGCGATGACTGGGCGAGGCTCGAGCGCGCGGGCATGTCGAGTCTCGGTGCGCATCGGTCGGAGAGCAATCGACCGCACATCACCCTGGTCGTGCGACCCTCCCTCGATGAGCACGTCACCATCCGATCTGGCGAGCGGATGCCGTTGGCCGTCGCTCTGGCCGAGCTGATCGTGTTCGCGCACGACGACCGCGGCGTTCTCGCGTGGCGGATCGAGCTGAGCGACGAGCTGAGGGAACTCCACGCGGGCGTGCACCGGGCGCTGCCGTCGGGCGCCGATGCGCCGCACACCGCACCGGGGGAGTGGACGCCGCACGTCACGCTCGCGCGCCGGCTCCGCCTCGACACGCTCGCCGAGGCGCGCGCCCTGGTCGGGCCGCCCATCACCGGAACTGGTGTCGCGCTTCGGCGATGGGACTCCGTCGCGAAATCGGTGACGCCGCTCTAG
- a CDS encoding zinc-binding dehydrogenase: MTVLIDNFGQDGRGLAAELGVLDSRHRSSIDRCETELKLLRADEDSVARATQLLARVTSLAKMRAFTLLISGLYRLDDVAEAYRDLEQMHARGKVVLGTHLVNSMRVRKARDVHEAAR, encoded by the coding sequence GTGACCGTGTTGATCGACAACTTCGGCCAGGACGGTCGTGGACTCGCCGCCGAACTCGGTGTGCTGGACAGCCGCCACCGTTCCAGCATCGACCGGTGCGAGACCGAGCTGAAGCTCTTGCGCGCTGACGAGGACTCCGTCGCGCGTGCCACGCAGCTGCTGGCGCGTGTGACGAGCCTGGCCAAGATGCGGGCGTTCACGCTGCTCATCTCCGGTCTCTACCGACTCGACGACGTCGCCGAGGCCTACCGCGATCTGGAGCAGATGCACGCCCGCGGAAAAGTCGTCCTCGGAACGCATCTCGTGAACTCGATGCGGGTGCGCAAGGCGCGCGACGTCCACGAGGCGGCGCGCTGA
- a CDS encoding MFS transporter, giving the protein MTESTPTSSTSTSEPADADGSAQYTPGPRTIRNFYQVLANTAVANVTSSFLWWALTFWAYLETKSVLATAIIGGSYMLFVAVFGVVFGVIVDRTKKKAVMVLSSAITLTAYLLAGALYLAFPESVLVNWGGPWFWVFAGIILIGGVVENMRNIALSTTVTLLVPGDRRDRANGLVGAVQGIAFMVTSVFSGLSIGLLGMGWTIIIAIFATGLALTHLLFVPIPERGVAHVEGAPKGFGFRGVIPAVMAVPGLLALILFSTFNNLVGGVFMALMDPYGLTLFSVEMWGIVLGITSFGFIIGGGLVAKFGLGKNPVRTMLLVNIGIAVLGMTFAIRELWWIYALGILVFMCLMPIAEAAEQTIVQRVVPFEKQGRVFGFAASIESAAAPVSAFLIGPIAQFWLIPYMNSPAGQDSFGWLLGPGEARGIALAFVAASLVLLVVVLLAFVSKPYRRLSAAYASAPAPLKTQDDAAAATPSAVKDDDDEPGHLAASTSDLERGASAPR; this is encoded by the coding sequence ATGACCGAGTCGACACCGACATCGAGCACGAGCACGAGCGAGCCCGCCGACGCCGACGGGTCCGCACAGTACACGCCGGGACCTCGGACGATCCGCAACTTCTACCAGGTGCTGGCGAACACCGCCGTGGCGAACGTCACCTCCAGCTTCCTCTGGTGGGCACTGACGTTCTGGGCGTACCTGGAGACGAAGTCCGTGCTCGCGACAGCCATCATCGGCGGTTCGTACATGCTCTTCGTCGCCGTGTTCGGAGTCGTCTTCGGGGTGATCGTCGATCGCACCAAGAAGAAGGCCGTCATGGTGCTCTCGAGCGCGATCACACTGACCGCCTACCTGTTGGCGGGCGCGCTGTACCTCGCATTCCCCGAAAGCGTGCTGGTGAACTGGGGCGGTCCGTGGTTCTGGGTGTTCGCCGGGATCATCCTGATCGGCGGGGTCGTCGAGAACATGCGCAACATCGCGCTGTCGACGACGGTGACCCTGCTGGTGCCGGGCGATCGACGAGACAGGGCGAACGGGCTCGTCGGAGCCGTCCAGGGCATCGCGTTCATGGTGACCAGCGTCTTCTCCGGCCTGTCGATCGGGCTGCTCGGCATGGGGTGGACGATCATCATCGCCATCTTCGCGACCGGCCTCGCGCTCACGCATCTGCTGTTCGTGCCGATTCCGGAACGCGGCGTCGCCCACGTGGAGGGGGCCCCGAAGGGCTTCGGCTTCCGCGGCGTGATCCCGGCCGTGATGGCCGTACCGGGCCTGCTCGCCTTGATCCTCTTCTCCACGTTCAACAACCTCGTCGGCGGCGTGTTCATGGCGCTGATGGATCCCTACGGGCTGACGCTGTTCTCGGTGGAGATGTGGGGAATCGTCCTCGGGATCACGAGCTTCGGGTTCATCATCGGCGGCGGCCTCGTGGCGAAGTTCGGCCTCGGCAAGAACCCGGTTCGAACGATGCTGCTCGTCAACATCGGGATCGCCGTTCTCGGCATGACGTTCGCGATCCGCGAGCTGTGGTGGATCTACGCGCTCGGCATCCTGGTCTTCATGTGCCTCATGCCGATCGCGGAGGCCGCCGAGCAGACCATCGTGCAGCGGGTCGTGCCCTTCGAGAAGCAGGGCCGTGTGTTCGGGTTCGCGGCGTCCATCGAGTCGGCAGCCGCCCCGGTCTCGGCCTTCCTCATCGGCCCGATCGCGCAATTCTGGCTCATCCCCTACATGAACTCGCCCGCTGGACAGGATTCGTTCGGCTGGCTGCTCGGCCCCGGAGAGGCACGCGGCATCGCCCTCGCGTTCGTCGCTGCCAGTCTCGTCCTTCTCGTCGTGGTCCTGCTCGCATTCGTCTCCAAGCCCTATCGCCGTCTGTCGGCCGCCTACGCCTCCGCTCCTGCGCCGTTGAAGACGCAGGACGATGCGGCTGCTGCGACGCCGTCCGCCGTCAAGGACGACGACGACGAGCCCGGTCACCTGGCGGCGTCCACGTCGGACCTCGAACGTGGAGCATCGGCACCGCGGTGA
- a CDS encoding TetR/AcrR family transcriptional regulator, with protein sequence MTTLETRTYHHGDLRRVLIEEGLELARAGGPDAVTLREVTRAVGVSPNAAYRHFADRQDLVRAVAADSQNALAKAIAARVEATPADLSPAAASVERLRRIGLAYIQFAREERGWFELAFAVQDEEPSVGIVTLDDEVVAPFQLLLDALDGMVAAGALNAARRPAAEWACWSAVHGFADIAVHGPLQWQPPPVIDALAAAVVEAAITGVRGTDAPV encoded by the coding sequence ATGACCACGCTCGAAACACGCACCTACCATCACGGTGATCTTCGGCGCGTACTGATCGAGGAAGGACTCGAACTCGCACGCGCGGGCGGGCCCGACGCGGTGACGCTGCGTGAAGTGACCCGCGCCGTCGGCGTCTCGCCGAACGCCGCCTACCGTCACTTCGCCGATCGGCAGGATCTCGTGCGGGCGGTCGCGGCCGATTCCCAGAACGCCCTCGCCAAGGCCATCGCCGCGCGCGTCGAGGCGACGCCGGCCGATCTGTCGCCCGCCGCGGCATCGGTGGAGCGCCTGCGGCGCATCGGACTGGCCTACATCCAGTTCGCTCGCGAGGAGCGCGGCTGGTTCGAACTCGCCTTCGCGGTGCAGGACGAGGAGCCCAGCGTCGGAATCGTCACGCTCGACGATGAGGTCGTCGCGCCGTTCCAGCTGCTGCTGGACGCCCTCGACGGGATGGTCGCCGCGGGCGCGTTGAATGCCGCGCGACGACCCGCCGCCGAGTGGGCCTGCTGGTCGGCGGTGCACGGCTTTGCGGACATCGCCGTCCACGGACCGCTGCAGTGGCAGCCCCCGCCGGTCATCGATGCGCTCGCCGCGGCCGTGGTCGAAGCGGCCATCACCGGAGTGCGAGGCACCGACGCGCCGGTGTAG